One Anas platyrhynchos isolate ZD024472 breed Pekin duck chromosome 10, IASCAAS_PekinDuck_T2T, whole genome shotgun sequence genomic window carries:
- the CHIC1 gene encoding cysteine-rich hydrophobic domain-containing protein 1 isoform X2 has translation MSVLLPNMADFDTIYELEEEEEEEGEEGEEESGPVVRSQELPRPRDAPDPVAVRGAGHITVFGLSNKFDTEFPSVLTGKVAPEEFKTSISRVNACLRKNLPVNVKWLLCGCLCCCCTLGCSLWPVVCLNKRTRRSIQKLLEWENNRLYHKLGLHWKLSKRKCETSNMMEYVILIEFLPKYPIFRPD, from the exons ATGAGCGTGCTGCTGCCCAACATGGCGGACTTCGACACCATCTacgagctggaggaggaggaggaggaggaaggggaggaaggggaggaggagtcCGGGCCCGTGGTGCGCAGCCAGGAGTTGCCCCGGCCCCGCGATGCGCCGGATCCCGTGGCGGTACGGGGCGCCGGGCACATCACCGT GTTTGGCTTGAGCAACAAGTTTGATACAGAATTTCCTTCTGTTCTGACAGGGAAG GTTGCTCCAGAAGAATTCAAGACCAGCATCAGTCGTGTAAACgcttgtttaagaaaaaatctCCCTGTCAATGTAAAATGGCTGCTCTGTGgctgtctgtgctgctgctgcacactgGGCTGTAGCCTGTGGCCTGTAGTCTGTCTTAACAAAAGA ACTAGAAGATCAATTCAGAAGTTATTAGAATGGGAAAATAACAGACTATATCATAAG cTTGGTTTGCACTGGAAGCTGAGTAAAAGGAAATGCGAAACTAGCAATATGATGGAGTAT GTAATATTAATAGAATTCTTACCAAAATATCCCATATTTCGGCCTGACTGA
- the CHIC1 gene encoding cysteine-rich hydrophobic domain-containing protein 1 isoform X1, whose protein sequence is MSVLLPNMADFDTIYELEEEEEEEGEEGEEESGPVVRSQELPRPRDAPDPVAVRGAGHITVFGLSNKFDTEFPSVLTGKVAPEEFKTSISRVNACLRKNLPVNVKWLLCGCLCCCCTLGCSLWPVVCLNKRTRRSIQKLLEWENNRLYHKLGLHWKLSKRKCETSNMMEYCMEQATLSALDYDERIKATLSLLEYHSSMVGFGSIG, encoded by the exons ATGAGCGTGCTGCTGCCCAACATGGCGGACTTCGACACCATCTacgagctggaggaggaggaggaggaggaaggggaggaaggggaggaggagtcCGGGCCCGTGGTGCGCAGCCAGGAGTTGCCCCGGCCCCGCGATGCGCCGGATCCCGTGGCGGTACGGGGCGCCGGGCACATCACCGT GTTTGGCTTGAGCAACAAGTTTGATACAGAATTTCCTTCTGTTCTGACAGGGAAG GTTGCTCCAGAAGAATTCAAGACCAGCATCAGTCGTGTAAACgcttgtttaagaaaaaatctCCCTGTCAATGTAAAATGGCTGCTCTGTGgctgtctgtgctgctgctgcacactgGGCTGTAGCCTGTGGCCTGTAGTCTGTCTTAACAAAAGA ACTAGAAGATCAATTCAGAAGTTATTAGAATGGGAAAATAACAGACTATATCATAAG cTTGGTTTGCACTGGAAGCTGAGTAAAAGGAAATGCGAAACTAGCAATATGATGGAGTAT tgcATGGAACAGGCAACTTTATCAGCCTTGGATTATGATGAAAGGATAAAGGCAACTTTATCACTCTTGGAATATCATTCGAGTATGGTTGGTTTTGGTAGCATCGGTTAA